One window of Artemia franciscana chromosome 16, ASM3288406v1, whole genome shotgun sequence genomic DNA carries:
- the LOC136036825 gene encoding long-chain-fatty-acid--CoA ligase ACSBG2-like: protein MSVNERVELKADTNVTNNQSIASDSQGECTDAIQGPDQRIDVDRVAAWDPTDCVKRSVDTIDCKSVNRPTSVLTFLEDYCTKGNQNIAFSTEKEGKLIKYTYSNYLEIVNDAAKAFLKLGLEPLHSVCIVSNNCPEWCFSHFGAITAGGIAVGISTNYTPELISRCAQKCRANFVIVENKELMAKVLKVKNEIPQLKAIIQANEMLDTEEKDTYSWETFLSMGRQQNKTSELIARRKRIAFNACCSIVYEDGSGDNPPKGVMLSHINLTENARLIEKKLHSHAAEKKVLFEKNQIILSLIPLSHINALMTDVYVSLINSATVHFLDINQREFQLTTDLKKVRPTVFFANPFIWEKLYEKITDDQAAKKKIADLFKNQREGLGLDKCINGYSGGAPISQHIIDGFRKTGLQIWEYYGMSETCGPHLWAETAGSFYSEMDKKAFVSPLVFVLPSGQLRLSGKNIFMGYLGDEKRTTEAIDENGSFHSGDLGHVPSDFVLVRGNQNAVISIKGRLISPLKVENEIKSILPFVRHVSVESGSDYISVKLYLNDKAPALTQKWFKEDVTKYKDRLTPTAKQWFKTNHISLPEEGSAKNRKIEVDKLSDVVKLYQSKDQELFKIVRQCLDKVSRICDIRIEEFIIE, encoded by the coding sequence ATGAGTGTTAATGAAAGAGTTGAATTAAAAGCAGACACTAATGTAACGAATAATCAGTCAATTGCTTCTGATAGTCAAGGAGAATGCACAGATGCTATCCAAGGTCCAGACCAAAGAATTGACGTTGATAGAGTTGCAGCTTGGGACCCAACCGATTGTGTTAAGAGATCTGTCGATACAATAGATTGTAAATCTGTTAATCGTCCTACCTCAGTTCTAACATTTTTAGAGGATTATTGTACGAAGGGCAACCAAAATATAGCATTTTCTACAGAAAAAGAAGGTAAATTGATCAAATATACATATTCCAACTATCTTGAAATCGTGAATGACGCTGCAAAAGCCTTTTTGAAGCTTGGATTAGAGCCTCTTCACAGTGTATGTATTGTTTCCAACAATTGTCCCGAATGGTGTTTTTCGCATTTTGGCGCTATTACAGCAGGGGGAATTGCAGTTGGAATTTCTACTAACTATACACCTGAGCTCATCTCACGTTGCGCGCAAAAGTGCCGAGCTAATTTTGTTATCGTTGAAAATAAGGAATTAATGGCTAAAGTATTGAAGGTTAAGAACGAAATACCACAATTAAAAGCAATTATTCAGGCAAACGAAATGCTTGACACAGAAGAGAAAGACACTTATTCCTGGGAAACATTTTTAAGCATGGGtagacaacaaaacaaaacgagTGAATTGATCGCAAGGCGGAAAAGAATAGCGTTCAACGCATGTTGTTCGATTGTTTATGAAGATGGATCAGGAGACAATCCCCCCAAAGGTGTTATGTTAAGTCACATTAACCTAACTGAGAATGCTCgactaattgaaaaaaagttgcACTCTCACGCAGCTGAAAAGAAAgttctgtttgaaaaaaatcaaattattctCAGTTTAATACCTCTAAGTCATATAAATGCACTAATGACGGATGTGTATGTCTCTCTTATCAATTCTGCCACTGTTCATTTTCTGGATATCAATCAAAGAGAGTTTCAATTAACTACAGATTTGAAAAAGGTTAGACCTACGGTTTTTTTTGCCAATCCATTTATATGGGAAAAACTATATGAAAAGATTACCGATGATCAAGCAGCGAAAAAAAAGATAGCGGACTTGTTCAAAAACCAAAGAGAAGGACTAGGACTTGATAAGTGTATTAATGGCTATTCTGGTGGGGCACCTATATCTCAACACATCATTGACGGCTTTAGAAAGACCGGTCTTCAAATTTGGGAATACTATGGCATGAGCGAGACTTGTGGGCCTCATCTTTGGGCCGAAACAGCTGGGAGCTTCTATTCTGAAATGGATAAAAAAGCCTTCGTAAGCCCCCTGGTTTTTGTTCTGCCATCTGGTCAGCTTCGATTAAGcggaaaaaacatatttatggGTTATCTTGGTGACGAAAAAAGAACAACTGAAGCTATTGATGAAAATGGTTCTTTCCATTCTGGTGACTTGGGACATGTTCCAAGTGATTTTGTCTTGGTAAGGGGTAACCAAAATGCGGTGATCTCTATAAAAGGACGGCTTATATCACCATTAAAGGTTGAAAATGAGATCAAATCTATTTTACCATTTGTGCGCCATGTCAGCGTGGAAAGCGGCAGTGATTACATTTCAGTAAAACTCTATTTAAATGACAAAGCACCTGCATTAACACAAAAGTGGTTTAAGGAGGATGTGACAAAATACAAAGATAGACTTACACCAACAGCGAAACAATGGTTCAAAACCAATCACATCTCTCTTCCAGAAGAAGGTAGTGCAAAAAACCGGAAAATTGAAGTTGATAAATTGTCAGATGTCGTAAAGCTTTATCAATCTAAGGATCAAGAATTGTTCAAGATAGTCCGACAGTGTCTGGACAAAGTGAGCCGGATTTGTGACATTAGAATTGAAGAATTCATTATAGAGTAA